From Pseudomonas hefeiensis, one genomic window encodes:
- a CDS encoding ABC transporter permease, translating to MFPESFTFSIANWVNGWVDSLVTNYGDVFRHISDTMLWAIVNLEGLLRMAPWWLMLAIVGGITWHATRKVVTTAVIVGLLFLVGAVGLWDKLMQTLALMLVATFISVLIGIPLGILSARSNRLRSVLMPLLDIMQTMPSFVYLIPVLMLFGLGKVPAIFATVIYAAPPLIRLTDLGIRQVDGEVMEAINAFGANRWQQLFGVQLPLALPSIMAGINQTTMMALSMVVIASMIGARGLGEDVLVGIQTLNVGRGLEAGLAIVILAVVIDRITQAYGRPRHEVSK from the coding sequence ATGTTTCCCGAAAGCTTTACCTTCTCCATCGCCAACTGGGTCAACGGTTGGGTCGACTCCCTGGTGACCAACTACGGTGATGTGTTCCGGCACATCTCCGACACCATGCTATGGGCCATCGTCAACCTTGAAGGCCTGCTGCGCATGGCCCCCTGGTGGTTAATGCTGGCTATCGTCGGCGGCATTACCTGGCACGCCACTCGCAAGGTTGTGACCACGGCGGTGATTGTCGGCCTGCTGTTCCTGGTGGGTGCGGTAGGCCTGTGGGACAAACTGATGCAGACCCTCGCCCTGATGCTGGTGGCGACATTTATTTCGGTGTTGATCGGCATTCCGTTGGGCATCCTTTCGGCGCGCAGCAATCGCCTGCGTTCGGTGCTGATGCCGTTGCTGGACATCATGCAAACCATGCCGAGCTTCGTGTACCTGATTCCGGTATTGATGCTGTTCGGCCTGGGCAAGGTCCCGGCGATTTTTGCCACGGTGATCTACGCCGCACCACCGTTGATTCGCCTGACCGACCTGGGCATTCGCCAGGTGGACGGTGAAGTGATGGAAGCCATCAATGCGTTCGGCGCCAACCGCTGGCAACAGCTGTTCGGCGTACAACTGCCCCTGGCCTTGCCAAGCATCATGGCCGGGATCAACCAGACCACCATGATGGCGCTGTCGATGGTCGTCATAGCCTCGATGATCGGCGCCCGTGGCCTGGGCGAGGACGTGCTAGTGGGGATCCAGACGCTCAACGTCGGCCGCGGCCTCGAAGCGGGGCTGGCGATCGTGATTCTCGCCGTAGTCATCGACCGCATTACCCAGGCCTATGGTCGTCCTCGGCATGAGGTGAGCAAATGA
- a CDS encoding quaternary amine ABC transporter ATP-binding protein produces MSNAAISKIEVKNVFKIFGNRSKEALELIRQNKTKDQVLAETGCVVGVNDLSLSIDTGEIFVIMGLSGSGKSTLVRHFNRLIDPTSGAILVDGEDILQLDMDALREFRRHKISMVFQSFGLLPHKSVLDNVAYGLKVRGESKQVCTERALHWINTVGLKGYENKYPHQLSGGMRQRVGLARALAADTDIILMDEAFSALDPLIRAEMQDQLLELQKTLHKTIVFITHDLDEAVRIGNRIAILKDGKLIQVGTPREILHSPADEYVDRFVQRRAAVV; encoded by the coding sequence ATGAGCAACGCAGCCATCAGCAAGATCGAAGTCAAAAACGTCTTCAAGATTTTCGGCAATCGGTCCAAGGAAGCCCTGGAACTGATCCGCCAGAACAAGACCAAGGACCAGGTGCTGGCCGAAACCGGTTGTGTGGTGGGCGTGAACGACCTGTCGCTGAGCATCGACACTGGCGAGATCTTCGTGATCATGGGCCTGTCCGGCTCTGGCAAGTCCACCCTGGTGCGGCACTTCAACCGGCTGATCGACCCCACCAGCGGCGCGATCCTGGTGGACGGCGAAGACATCCTGCAGCTGGACATGGACGCCCTGCGCGAATTTCGCCGGCACAAGATCAGCATGGTGTTCCAGAGCTTCGGTTTGCTGCCCCACAAGAGCGTACTGGACAACGTCGCCTACGGCTTGAAAGTGCGCGGCGAGAGCAAGCAGGTCTGCACTGAGCGGGCGCTGCACTGGATCAATACCGTGGGTCTCAAGGGCTACGAGAACAAATATCCGCATCAGCTTTCCGGCGGCATGCGCCAGCGTGTGGGCCTGGCCCGTGCGTTGGCGGCGGACACCGACATCATCCTGATGGACGAAGCCTTCAGCGCTCTCGATCCGCTGATCCGCGCCGAAATGCAGGACCAGTTGCTGGAGCTGCAGAAGACCCTGCACAAGACCATCGTGTTCATCACCCACGACCTCGACGAAGCCGTGCGCATCGGCAACCGCATCGCGATTCTCAAGGATGGCAAGCTGATCCAGGTCGGCACGCCCCGGGAGATCCTGCACTCGCCGGCGGATGAGTATGTTGATCGGTTTGTGCAGCGCAGGGCTGCGGTGGTTTGA
- the hutH gene encoding histidine ammonia-lyase — translation MSQAEKIVIADAPLRWQDVVAVARCGAPLELSAEAWARIDNAQAIVQRIVESGERAYGVNTGLGALCNVSLKDEQLSQLSRNTLLSHACGVGAPLADEQTRAILCAAILNYSQGKSGIHRRVVEALLALLNRGITPQVPSQGSVGYLTHMAHISIALLGVGNVSYRGQIVSAQQALAAEGLQPVQLGAKDGLCLVNGTPCMTGLSCLALADATRLLQWADVIGAMSFEAQRGQIAAFDAQIIGLKPHPGMQQVGINLRALLDGSEVIASSLGIRTQDALSIRSIPQVHGAARDQLAHARQQIETELNATTDNPLLLGTPESFRVVSQANPHGQSVALAADLLAIAMAEIGSIAERRLDRLINPHVSGLPAFLVANPGVNSGMMIVQYVAASLCAENRQLAQPAVLDNFVTSGLQEDHLSMGTNAALKLHRALENCTQILAIEYLLAAQAFEFLKTQRFGAGTDVAWKLLREHVPAYDQDRWLAPDIASAAALLKDPAVLHNALPNLN, via the coding sequence ATGTCCCAGGCTGAAAAAATCGTTATCGCCGACGCTCCGTTGCGTTGGCAGGATGTGGTCGCCGTCGCACGCTGCGGCGCGCCTCTGGAGTTGTCGGCCGAGGCCTGGGCGCGGATCGACAATGCCCAGGCCATCGTCCAGCGCATCGTCGAAAGCGGCGAGCGTGCCTATGGCGTCAACACCGGCCTGGGTGCCTTGTGCAATGTCTCGCTCAAGGACGAACAGCTCAGCCAACTGTCGCGCAACACACTGCTCAGTCATGCCTGTGGCGTCGGCGCGCCGCTGGCCGATGAACAGACCCGGGCGATTCTCTGCGCGGCCATCCTCAACTACAGCCAGGGCAAGTCCGGCATTCATCGCAGGGTCGTCGAAGCCCTGCTGGCGCTGCTCAATCGCGGGATCACGCCGCAGGTGCCATCCCAGGGGTCGGTGGGCTACCTGACCCACATGGCCCATATCAGCATCGCGTTGTTGGGCGTTGGTAATGTCAGCTATCGCGGGCAAATCGTTTCGGCGCAACAGGCCCTGGCCGCAGAGGGCTTGCAGCCGGTACAGCTGGGGGCCAAGGACGGCTTATGCCTGGTCAACGGCACGCCGTGCATGACCGGCCTCAGTTGCCTGGCCCTGGCCGATGCGACGCGGCTGCTGCAATGGGCCGACGTGATCGGTGCCATGAGCTTCGAGGCCCAGCGTGGACAGATCGCGGCGTTCGATGCCCAGATCATCGGCCTCAAGCCGCACCCCGGCATGCAACAGGTCGGCATTAACTTGCGGGCACTGCTGGACGGCAGCGAAGTCATCGCTTCGAGCCTGGGCATTCGCACCCAGGATGCGTTGAGCATCCGCTCGATTCCTCAGGTTCACGGTGCCGCGCGCGACCAACTGGCGCACGCCCGGCAACAGATCGAAACCGAACTCAACGCCACCACCGATAACCCGCTGTTGCTGGGCACGCCGGAGAGCTTCCGGGTCGTGTCCCAGGCCAACCCCCACGGTCAGTCGGTGGCCTTGGCGGCGGATCTGCTGGCGATTGCCATGGCCGAAATCGGCTCCATCGCCGAACGCCGGCTCGACCGCTTGATCAACCCTCACGTCAGCGGCCTGCCGGCGTTCCTGGTGGCCAACCCCGGGGTGAACTCGGGGATGATGATCGTGCAATACGTCGCCGCGTCGCTGTGTGCGGAAAATCGCCAACTCGCCCAGCCGGCGGTGCTCGACAACTTCGTCACCTCGGGCTTGCAGGAAGATCACCTGAGCATGGGCACCAACGCCGCCCTGAAGCTGCACCGGGCGCTGGAAAACTGCACGCAGATCCTCGCTATCGAATACCTGCTGGCCGCCCAGGCTTTTGAGTTTCTCAAGACGCAGCGGTTCGGGGCCGGCACTGACGTTGCCTGGAAACTGCTGCGCGAGCATGTGCCGGCCTACGACCAGGACCGCTGGCTGGCGCCGGACATCGCCAGCGCCGCCGCGCTGCTTAAAGATCCAGCCGTGCTGCACAACGCTTTACCGAATTTGAATTGA
- the hutH gene encoding histidine ammonia-lyase → MTALNLIPGQLSLAQLRDIYQQPVTLSLDASASAQIEASVACVEQILAENRTAYGINTGFGLLASTRIASEDLENLQRSLVLSHAAGVGEPISDALVRLVMVLKVNSLSRGFSGIRRQVIDALIALINAEVYPHIPLKGSVGASGDLAPLAHMSLVLLGEGKARYKGEWLPAVEALKVAGLAPLTLAAKEGLALLNGTQVSTAFALRGLFEGEDLFAGALALGSLTVEAVLGSRSPFDARIHAARGQKGQIDAAAAYRDLLGERSEVSASHQNCDKVQDPYSLRCQPQVMGACLTQFRQAAEVLVIEANAVSDNPLVFAAEGDVISGGNFHAEPVAMAADNMALAIAEIGSLSERRISLMMDKHMSQLPPFLVANGGVNSGFMIAQVTAAALASENKALSHPHSVDSLPTSANQEDHVSMAPAAGKRLWEMAENTRGILAVEWLAACQGLDLRGGLKTSAKLEQARALLRAEVPFYEKDRFFAPDINAASELLASRCLNELVTAQLLPSL, encoded by the coding sequence ATGACTGCCTTAAACCTGATTCCCGGCCAATTGAGCCTGGCTCAATTGCGTGACATCTATCAGCAACCCGTGACCCTGAGCCTCGACGCCAGCGCGTCGGCACAGATCGAAGCCAGCGTCGCCTGCGTGGAGCAGATTCTCGCCGAGAATCGCACGGCCTATGGCATCAACACCGGTTTTGGTCTGCTGGCCTCGACCCGTATCGCCAGTGAAGACCTGGAAAACCTGCAACGCTCTCTGGTGCTGTCCCATGCCGCTGGTGTGGGCGAGCCGATCAGCGATGCGCTGGTGCGGTTGGTCATGGTGCTCAAGGTCAATAGTCTGAGCCGGGGTTTTTCCGGCATCCGTCGGCAGGTGATCGATGCGCTGATTGCGCTGATCAATGCCGAGGTCTATCCGCACATTCCGTTGAAAGGCTCGGTCGGCGCTTCGGGTGATCTGGCGCCGCTGGCCCACATGTCCCTGGTGCTGTTGGGCGAAGGCAAGGCCCGTTACAAAGGTGAATGGTTGCCGGCTGTCGAAGCGCTGAAAGTGGCCGGGCTCGCACCCTTGACCCTGGCTGCAAAAGAAGGACTGGCGCTGCTCAACGGCACCCAGGTGTCCACTGCGTTTGCCCTGCGTGGCCTGTTCGAAGGCGAAGACCTGTTTGCCGGTGCCCTGGCCCTGGGCAGCTTGACGGTAGAAGCGGTGCTCGGTTCCCGTTCGCCATTCGATGCGCGTATTCACGCCGCGCGCGGCCAGAAGGGCCAGATCGATGCCGCCGCCGCTTATCGCGATCTACTGGGCGAGCGCAGCGAAGTCTCCGCTTCCCACCAGAATTGCGACAAGGTCCAGGATCCGTATTCCCTGCGCTGCCAGCCACAAGTGATGGGTGCCTGCCTGACCCAGTTCCGCCAGGCCGCTGAGGTACTGGTGATCGAAGCCAACGCCGTGTCGGATAACCCGCTGGTATTCGCCGCCGAGGGCGATGTGATTTCCGGTGGCAACTTCCACGCCGAACCGGTGGCAATGGCCGCTGACAACATGGCCCTGGCAATCGCCGAAATTGGTTCCCTGAGTGAGCGGCGTATCTCGCTGATGATGGACAAACACATGTCGCAACTGCCGCCGTTTCTGGTGGCCAATGGCGGGGTGAACTCGGGCTTTATGATCGCCCAGGTCACGGCCGCCGCCCTGGCCAGTGAAAACAAGGCGTTGTCCCATCCCCATTCGGTGGACAGCCTGCCGACTTCGGCCAACCAGGAAGACCATGTGTCCATGGCCCCCGCCGCCGGTAAGCGGCTGTGGGAAATGGCCGAGAACACCCGTGGGATTTTGGCGGTGGAGTGGCTCGCTGCCTGTCAGGGATTGGACCTGCGAGGTGGCTTGAAGACTTCCGCTAAGCTGGAGCAGGCCCGCGCGCTCTTGCGCGCAGAAGTGCCGTTCTATGAGAAGGACCGGTTCTTCGCGCCTGACATCAATGCGGCGAGCGAGTTGTTGGCCAGTCGTTGCCTGAATGAACTGGTCACGGCGCAGTTGTTGCCGAGCCTGTAA
- the hutI gene encoding imidazolonepropionase has product MKTLWQNCHAATMAQGVYSIIEDAAIVTHGEHIQWIGPRAELPAGDYPAVNDLKGAWVTPGLIDCHTHAVFGGNRSGEFEQRLQGVSYAEIAAAGGGIASTVRATRAASEDELFSSAAKRLKSLMRDGVTTVEIKSGYGLDLASERKILRVIRRLAEQLPVSVRSTCLAAHALPPEYADRADDYIEHICTEMLPALAAEGLVDAVDAFCEYLAFSPAQVERVFITAQQLGLPVKLHAEQLSSLHGSSLAARYQALSADHLEFMTEDDARAMAESGTVAVLLPGAFYFLRETQLPPMDALRKHGVKIAVASDLNPGTSPALSLRLMLNMACTCFRMTPEEALAGATIHAARALGMAATHGSLEAGKVADFVAWQIDRPADLSYWLGGDLEKRVVRHGVEID; this is encoded by the coding sequence ATGAAAACCCTCTGGCAAAACTGCCACGCCGCCACCATGGCCCAGGGCGTCTACTCGATCATCGAAGACGCCGCCATCGTCACCCACGGTGAGCACATCCAGTGGATTGGCCCGCGCGCCGAGCTGCCGGCCGGTGACTACCCGGCCGTCAATGACCTCAAGGGCGCCTGGGTCACTCCGGGGCTGATCGACTGCCACACCCACGCGGTGTTCGGCGGCAACCGCAGCGGTGAATTCGAACAGCGCCTGCAGGGCGTCAGCTATGCCGAGATCGCAGCCGCCGGCGGGGGCATCGCCAGCACCGTGCGCGCTACCCGGGCCGCCAGTGAAGATGAACTGTTCAGCAGCGCCGCCAAACGCCTGAAAAGCCTGATGCGCGATGGCGTGACCACGGTGGAAATCAAGTCCGGCTACGGTCTTGACCTGGCCAGCGAACGCAAGATCCTGCGGGTCATCCGTCGTCTCGCTGAACAGCTGCCGGTCAGCGTGCGCAGCACGTGCCTGGCGGCCCACGCCTTGCCGCCGGAATACGCTGATCGGGCCGATGACTACATCGAGCACATCTGCACCGAGATGCTCCCGGCGCTGGCCGCCGAAGGGCTGGTGGATGCGGTGGATGCATTTTGCGAGTACCTGGCATTTTCCCCGGCGCAGGTCGAGCGGGTGTTTATCACTGCCCAACAACTGGGCCTGCCAGTAAAACTGCACGCCGAACAATTGTCGTCGCTGCACGGTTCAAGCCTGGCGGCCCGTTATCAGGCGCTGTCGGCCGATCATCTGGAGTTCATGACCGAGGACGACGCCAGGGCCATGGCCGAATCCGGCACGGTGGCGGTGCTGCTGCCGGGGGCATTTTATTTCCTGCGCGAAACCCAGCTGCCGCCCATGGACGCCCTGCGCAAGCACGGCGTGAAGATCGCCGTGGCCAGCGACCTCAACCCCGGCACCTCGCCGGCGCTGTCGTTACGCTTGATGTTGAACATGGCCTGCACCTGCTTTCGCATGACCCCTGAAGAAGCCCTGGCCGGGGCGACGATTCATGCGGCCAGAGCCCTGGGCATGGCCGCTACCCACGGTTCGCTGGAGGCCGGAAAAGTGGCGGATTTTGTCGCCTGGCAGATCGACCGCCCGGCCGACCTGTCGTACTGGCTCGGTGGCGATCTGGAAAAACGCGTCGTGCGTCACGGCGTCGAAATCGATTAA
- the hutG gene encoding N-formylglutamate deformylase, which translates to MEKVLNFKQGRVPLLISMPHGGLRLTPAVQAGLIPEAQSLPDTDWHIPKLYEFAAELGASTLAAEYSRFVIDLNRPDDDKPMYVGATTGLYPSILFDGIPLFRQGLEPSTAERATYLQQIWVPYHQALRQELARLKAEFGYALLFDAHSIRSVIPHLFDGKLPDFNLGTFNGASCDPALAHQLEAICARHGEFTHVLNGRFKGGHITRHYGNPAEDIHAVQLELCQSTYMEEFEPFNYRADLAEPTQVVLRELLEGLLAWGQQTYKK; encoded by the coding sequence GTGGAGAAGGTCCTGAATTTCAAGCAAGGGCGCGTGCCGCTGTTGATCAGCATGCCTCACGGCGGCCTGCGCCTGACGCCGGCGGTGCAGGCCGGTTTGATCCCCGAGGCGCAAAGCCTGCCGGACACCGACTGGCATATTCCTAAACTCTACGAATTCGCCGCCGAACTGGGGGCCAGTACCCTGGCCGCTGAATATTCACGGTTCGTGATTGATCTGAACCGCCCCGACGATGACAAGCCGATGTACGTCGGCGCCACCACCGGTTTGTATCCTTCGATCCTGTTCGATGGCATACCGTTGTTTCGCCAGGGGCTGGAGCCGTCCACCGCGGAGCGGGCAACTTATCTGCAGCAGATCTGGGTGCCTTACCACCAGGCCCTGCGGCAGGAGCTGGCGCGGCTCAAGGCCGAATTCGGCTATGCCTTGCTGTTCGACGCCCACTCGATCCGTTCGGTGATCCCACACCTGTTCGATGGCAAGTTGCCGGACTTCAACCTGGGCACTTTCAACGGCGCCAGTTGCGACCCTGCATTGGCCCACCAGCTCGAAGCCATCTGCGCTCGCCACGGCGAGTTCACCCATGTGCTCAATGGGCGCTTCAAGGGCGGACACATCACGCGGCACTACGGCAACCCGGCCGAGGATATCCACGCGGTGCAACTGGAACTGTGCCAGAGCACCTACATGGAAGAGTTCGAGCCGTTCAACTACCGTGCGGATCTGGCGGAACCGACCCAGGTGGTGCTCAGGGAGTTGCTGGAAGGCTTGCTGGCGTGGGGGCAGCAGACCTACAAGAAATAA
- a CDS encoding choline ABC transporter substrate-binding protein yields MKRLFKRWLSIFCGSAILSTGVMAAEPASCQTVRMGVVNWTDVIATSGMADVLLTGLGYESKQTSAVQQIIFAGIRDKRLDIFLGYWKPAMDNNIAPFLAANQVRVLDQPSLADAQATLAVPDYVAAAGLKTFTDIARFKDQLGGKIYGIEPGSGANTTIKTMIETNHFGLKDFKLIESGEAGMLAAVQRAVNRKEFVVFVGWTPHPMNINMNITYLTGSEDVYGPNEGAATVSTVTAPDYAQRCPNVSRLLDNLTFTAAQESQLMVPIMARQTPQDVARQWLRDHPEDLQKWLAGVTSFDGKDGVAAVQASLKN; encoded by the coding sequence ATGAAAAGACTGTTCAAACGCTGGCTGTCGATCTTCTGCGGTAGCGCAATACTCAGCACCGGGGTGATGGCCGCGGAGCCTGCGTCCTGCCAGACCGTACGCATGGGCGTGGTCAACTGGACCGACGTGATCGCCACCAGTGGCATGGCTGACGTGTTGCTCACGGGCCTGGGCTATGAAAGCAAACAGACCAGCGCCGTGCAGCAGATCATCTTCGCCGGCATCCGTGACAAGCGCCTCGATATTTTCCTGGGCTACTGGAAACCGGCGATGGACAACAACATCGCGCCGTTCCTGGCGGCCAACCAGGTGAGGGTCCTGGATCAGCCGAGCCTGGCCGATGCCCAGGCCACGCTGGCGGTGCCGGACTATGTGGCCGCAGCCGGCCTCAAGACGTTCACTGACATCGCCCGATTCAAGGACCAGCTTGGCGGCAAAATCTACGGCATCGAGCCGGGCAGCGGCGCCAACACCACCATCAAGACCATGATTGAAACCAATCACTTCGGTCTGAAGGACTTCAAGCTGATCGAGTCCGGTGAGGCCGGGATGCTGGCGGCGGTGCAGCGCGCAGTGAACCGCAAGGAGTTCGTGGTGTTCGTCGGTTGGACCCCGCACCCGATGAACATCAATATGAACATCACCTACCTGACGGGCAGCGAAGATGTCTACGGTCCGAACGAAGGCGCCGCAACCGTCTCCACCGTGACCGCGCCGGATTACGCCCAGCGCTGCCCGAATGTGAGCCGGCTGCTGGATAACCTGACGTTTACCGCGGCCCAGGAAAGTCAGTTGATGGTGCCGATCATGGCGCGCCAGACACCCCAGGACGTCGCCCGGCAATGGCTGCGCGATCATCCCGAGGATTTGCAGAAATGGCTGGCCGGAGTCACCAGTTTCGACGGCAAGGATGGCGTGGCGGCAGTGCAGGCCAGTCTCAAAAATTGA
- a CDS encoding alpha/beta hydrolase, with the protein MASYPLSEQMSAFIDKTLSFNSPDDSLAGLRQAYSQMCRAFTPACPPTLVIEDLELAGVAVRAYHPRRAAPLAGWPCLLYLHGGGWVVGDLDSHDFICMELAATLGALVLAVDYRLAPEHPFPAGLDDCLAVWRHLADVPFAIDPRRRLVAGDSAGGNLAAALCLALRDAGQALPRVQVLIYPALGGSAHLPSRHECADAPLLSSSDLDGYSALYLRGMQPSCYAMPLLADDLSGLPPALVVVAQWDPLRDDGVLYSERLNIAGVSASLYVGEGLIHGCLRGRGLVPEVDQMYRTLLAYLADTL; encoded by the coding sequence ATGGCCTCATATCCACTCTCTGAACAGATGTCCGCCTTCATCGACAAAACCCTGAGCTTCAACAGCCCGGACGACAGCCTCGCCGGTTTGCGCCAGGCCTACAGCCAAATGTGCCGGGCGTTCACCCCGGCATGCCCGCCGACGCTGGTCATCGAGGATCTGGAGCTGGCCGGCGTGGCCGTACGGGCCTATCACCCGCGGCGTGCCGCGCCGCTCGCAGGCTGGCCGTGCTTGCTCTATCTGCACGGTGGCGGTTGGGTGGTGGGCGATCTGGACTCCCACGACTTCATCTGCATGGAGCTGGCCGCGACCCTCGGCGCGTTGGTGCTGGCGGTGGATTATCGGCTGGCCCCGGAGCATCCATTTCCGGCGGGTTTGGACGATTGTCTCGCGGTGTGGCGCCATTTGGCGGATGTCCCCTTTGCCATCGACCCGCGTCGCCGGCTGGTGGCCGGCGACAGTGCCGGTGGTAATCTTGCCGCCGCGTTATGCCTGGCCTTGCGTGATGCCGGGCAAGCGCTGCCACGGGTGCAGGTGCTGATTTACCCCGCGCTCGGTGGCTCCGCGCACCTGCCTTCACGCCACGAATGTGCCGACGCGCCGCTGCTGAGCAGCAGCGACCTGGATGGGTACAGCGCGCTCTACCTGCGCGGCATGCAACCATCCTGCTACGCCATGCCGTTGCTCGCCGATGACCTGAGCGGCCTGCCGCCAGCGCTGGTCGTCGTGGCGCAATGGGACCCGTTGCGCGATGACGGCGTCCTTTATAGCGAGCGGTTGAACATCGCCGGGGTGAGCGCTTCCTTGTATGTCGGCGAAGGCCTGATCCATGGCTGCCTGCGGGGCCGAGGCCTGGTGCCGGAGGTCGATCAGATGTATCGCACACTGCTGGCTTATCTGGCTGACACGCTTTGA
- the pip gene encoding prolyl aminopeptidase: protein MQTLYPQIKPHARHDLAVDDTHTLYVDESGSPEGLPVVFIHGGPGAGCDAQSRRYFDPNLYRIVTFDQRGCGRSTPHASLENNTTWDLVEDLERIRKHLGIEKWVLFGGSWGSTLALAYAQTHPERVHGLILRGIFLCRPQEIEWFYQAGASRLFPDYWQDYIAPIPLDERDDLLGAFHKRLTGNDQIAQMHAAKAWSAWEGRTATLRPNPLVVDRFSEPQRALSIARIECHYFTNNAFLEPNQLIRDMGKIAHLPGVIVHGRYDVICPLDNAWELHQNWPNSELQVIRDAGHAASEPGITDALVRAAAQMARRLLDLPPEEA, encoded by the coding sequence ATGCAGACTTTGTACCCGCAGATCAAACCTCATGCCCGGCACGATCTGGCTGTCGATGACACCCACACGCTCTATGTCGATGAAAGCGGTTCCCCGGAAGGGCTGCCTGTGGTGTTCATTCACGGCGGCCCGGGTGCCGGTTGCGATGCCCAGAGTCGCCGCTATTTCGATCCGAACCTGTATCGCATCGTCACCTTCGATCAGCGCGGCTGTGGTCGTTCCACTCCTCATGCCAGCCTTGAAAACAACACCACCTGGGATCTGGTCGAAGACCTGGAGCGCATCCGCAAACATCTGGGCATCGAAAAATGGGTGCTGTTTGGCGGTTCCTGGGGCTCGACCCTGGCCTTGGCTTACGCCCAGACCCATCCCGAGCGGGTACACGGCCTGATTCTGCGTGGGATCTTTCTCTGCCGTCCGCAGGAAATCGAGTGGTTCTACCAAGCCGGGGCCAGTCGCCTGTTCCCCGATTACTGGCAGGATTACATCGCGCCGATCCCCCTCGACGAACGCGACGACCTGCTCGGTGCCTTCCACAAACGCCTGACGGGCAATGACCAGATCGCCCAGATGCACGCGGCCAAGGCCTGGTCGGCCTGGGAGGGCCGCACCGCAACCCTGCGCCCGAACCCGCTGGTGGTCGATCGCTTCTCCGAGCCACAGCGTGCGTTGTCGATTGCCCGGATCGAGTGCCATTACTTCACCAACAATGCTTTTCTCGAACCCAACCAGTTGATCCGTGACATGGGCAAGATCGCCCATTTGCCGGGCGTCATCGTGCACGGCCGCTACGACGTGATCTGCCCGCTGGACAATGCCTGGGAACTGCATCAGAACTGGCCCAACAGTGAGTTGCAGGTGATCCGCGACGCCGGTCACGCCGCTTCGGAGCCGGGCATCACCGACGCGCTGGTGCGCGCCGCCGCACAAATGGCCAGGCGCCTGCTCGATCTGCCGCCCGAAGAAGCATGA
- the dtd gene encoding D-aminoacyl-tRNA deacylase, with protein MKGLLQRVRGARVEVAGEIVGAVDQGLLVLVAVEPEDTQASADKLLHKLLNYRVFSDAEGKMNLSLADVGGGLLLVSQFTLAADTKSGLRPSFSTAAPPALGESLFSYLVSQAKQVHGTVASGRFGADMQVHLVNDGPVTFLLQV; from the coding sequence ATGAAGGGCTTGTTGCAGCGGGTTCGCGGTGCCCGTGTCGAGGTCGCGGGGGAAATCGTTGGCGCGGTGGATCAGGGCCTGCTGGTGCTGGTGGCGGTCGAGCCCGAGGATACCCAGGCCAGTGCCGACAAACTGCTGCACAAATTGTTGAACTATCGAGTGTTCAGCGACGCCGAAGGCAAGATGAACCTGTCCTTGGCGGATGTCGGTGGCGGCCTGCTGCTGGTGTCGCAGTTCACGCTGGCGGCGGATACCAAAAGTGGTCTGCGTCCAAGCTTTTCGACGGCTGCGCCTCCGGCCTTGGGCGAATCGTTATTCAGCTATCTGGTAAGCCAGGCGAAACAGGTGCATGGCACTGTGGCATCAGGTAGATTCGGCGCCGACATGCAGGTGCATCTGGTCAACGACGGCCCGGTAACCTTCCTGTTACAGGTCTGA